GGAGCACGGGGCAGCAAGAGCCAGCTCGCGCAGATGGCTGGCATAAGAGGTCTCATGGCGGATCCTTCTGGGCGCATCATAGACTATCCGATAACGGCCAATTTCCGCGAAGGGTTGAACATGCTCGAGTACTTCATCTCGACCCATGGTGCCAGGAAGGGGCTTGCCGATACGGCGTTGCGCACCGCAAAATCCGGCTATCTGACGCGCCGTCTGGTCGATGTCGGTCAAGATCTGATCATCGTAGCTGACGACTGCGGGACGACGGATGGAATCTACATGAGCGCCTTCGTCCAGGATGGCAAGGTCGCTATTTCGCTGAGTGAGAGAATATACGGGAGGGCTGCCCTTAAGGATGTCTTCGATCCGAAGACAGGACAGCTTCTCGTAGCTCAGGGCGACCTCATATCCCAGGAGGCGGCGGAGGCGATCGAGAAGGCCGGCATCGAAGGCGTGTGGATACGCAGCCCGATGACCTGTGGTCTACGTCATGGCATCTGTCGAAAGTGCTATGGCTTCGATTTGTCGATGCAGGAGCTGGTTTCTATAGGCGAGGCCGTGGGCGTCGTAGCCGCTCAGTCCATCGGAGAGCCCGGCACGCAGCTCACGCTGAGGACTTTTCACACGGGCGGCGTTCATATGGCGGGCGAAGACATCACACAAGGTTTGCCGCGCATAGAGCAGCTTTTTGAGGCGCGGAAGCCGAAGAAAGAGGCCATTCTCTCAGAGATGGACGGGGTCATCGCCGAAATAAGGGAAATGGAAGGCAAGAGAAAGATTGTCGTTCACTCGAGCGATGGGGGTGAACATGCAACTTATACTATCCCGTCCAACCAAAGCATTGTGGTGGAGGAGGGAAGCGCAGTAAAGCGAGGCCAGGTCCTTACGGAGGGTTATGTCGACCCCCAAAAACTGTTGGAAGTCAAAGGTCTCTCTGCAGTGCAGAGTTATTTACTCGACAATATCCAGGAGGAGTATAGATCGCAGGGGGTATCTATAAACAATAAGCACATCGAGGTTATACTCCGCAAGGTTGCCCCTGCAAATAGGGTTCGAATAATAGAAGAGGGCGACAGTTCTTTTGTCGCGGGTGAATTGGCGTGGATGGACGATCTCTGCAAGGAAATCGAAGAGATCCGTCGCGATAACGAACGCTATCTTACAGAAGCCGAAGAGCTGCTTGAAGGTTCTGTTTTGAAAGATGTCGTGGGCACCGGTGGACTCGAAGGCGCTATGCAGTTCAAGGGAGAAAGCTTGAGCCGCGATGTCCTCCGCCAAATACTGCGACCCGGCAGTAGTGTCAGCGAATTGCTCGTAGAGGACCAGGAAGGGCTCTTGCGGGTGATCGTGGGCGAGGCCTCTTTCCGGCGGGAGATGGAAGGACTTGAACTGGTAGAGCCCTTTGACGATGAAGCCGGGCACCGTATAGATGCCGGCGTGCCCTTGAGGCTTTCGCAGTTGAGCTTGATTACCCAGTTGTCTCAGCGGCCCATCTTAGTTCGCGATGTCAAGCGCCTCGATGCCCTTTGCGATAAGGCTTATCTCGCGGCAGATGTGATTGTGGATGGAGAGGTGCTCGCTCATCGCGACCGGCTGCTCACTGCGGACGTGATCCAAAACTTGCGCAGTGCTGATGTCGCCGAAATAAAGATATGGCATGCTCCCGAAGTGATCAACGTGGTGGACCGCATGCAAGAATATCTCATCGCTCAAATATGGGGCCATCCGCTGACGCGCGTTATAAACGCTTCGGGCGAACTGATGGCCGACGCGCCCAGTATAGTGGACGGAAGTGTAGTGAGAGGCATCATCGAGGGTAATATCATCGCCATAGAGGTGGAGGGCAAAGTGCTCTCGCGCGAGGGGATCCTCAAAGAACTGTTCAACGAGATAGCTTATGGAAAGGTCTTGCTCGAGCCGGTGTATGGCGCGTTGAGAGATGTGGTGGTAGAAGCTGGGCGAGAGATCAACCAAGAGATCGTGGACAAGTTGGTAGCAGCGGAACCTCAAGAGTTGGTCTTGCGTCCTATTTACGCCCAGTCGAGGTTTGAGCGTATAATGCAGCGCGTTTCATTTGTGCGAAGATTGAGAGAGGAGCCACAGTGGAAGCCGGTGGTTTTGGGCGTTACCAAGGCCGCTTTGGCGACCGAGAGCTTCCTGTCCGCGGCTTCCTTCCAGCAAACCGCTCAATCTCTGGCCTCTGCTGCCGTAAGGGGCGATATCGATCTCTTGCGAGGCCTTAAGGAAAATGTCATTATCGGGCACTTGATTCCGGCCGGAACGGGATTCGAGGTATATCGCAAGATAGAGGTCTCTTCTGTTGAGGAGGCTTCTTTGAGGAAAGAAGGAGAGCTCCGGGAAGGAAGTATTGTCTCTGTGGCTTAAAGTTTGCTTCCGCCCTTGACAGCGCTCGAGTCTGTTGCTATCATCCGTCGGTGCGATGGGGAGAGTGGAAAGGAGTTGTGCTGTGCCCTTAGGCGATCTTGCTACGCCGCGCTGTGTGGTGGGGGCAAGGCAGGTATATAAAAAGTTACTGATGGGGGAGCTCGAGAAGGTGTTTTTGGCACGCGACGCGGATCCCTCGTTAGTGCAACCAATACTGATAGAGGCTCAAAGGCAGTCGCTTACGGTGGAATGGGCTGATTCCATGAAGCTCTTAGGGAGAGCCTGCGCGGTACAGTGCAAAGCAGCGGCAGCAGGAATTCGCAAAGCGTAACTACATTTGAGGAGGATGAGTTCTGTGCCAACAATTAATCAGCTCGTTCGTAAGGGGCGAGAGGAGAAAAAAACCCGCTCGGGGGCTCCTGCACTTCAAGGTAACCCTCAGCGCAGGGGCGTCTGCACGAGGGTTTATACCGTTACACCAAAGAAGCCCAACTCGGCGCTCAGAAAGGTTGCGCGCGTTCGCTTAACGAGCGGAATCGAGGTGACCTCTTACATTCCCGGCATCGGACACAACCTACAGGAGCATTCCGTAGTCCTTATACGCGGTGGTCGTGTCAAAGACCTGCCGGGTGTTCGTTATCACATAGTTAGGGGTGCTCTCGACTGCGGTGGCGTCGATGGGCGCAAAAAAGCGCGATCCAAATATGGCGCTCGTAAGCCAAAGTAGGGAGGGGAGCATCGAATGCCACGAAAGGGATCGGTAAAGAAAAGGAGCGCAAGCCCGGATCCGGTTTACGGAAACGCCGCTCTATCCAAGATGATAAATTCGGTCATGTGGGACGGAGGCAAGAGTAAGGCGGAAAGGGTTGTCTATGCTGCCCTCGAAAAAGCGGCAAAACGCCTCAATGTGTCACCGCAAGAGGTTTTTGAGAAGGCGCTTGAAAACGTGAAACCGATAGTTGAAGTGCGCCCTCGAAGAGTAGGCGGTGCCACCTATCAAGTGCCGGTTGAGGTTGATCCGCAGAGAGCTCAGAGCTTGGCGATACGCTGGATTATCCAGTATGCTCGCGCTCGCAAAGGCATACCGATGGAAGAGAGGCTTGCCAGGGAATTGGCCGATGCATACAAAGGCGAGGGTGGCGCCGCCAAGAAGCGCGAAGACACTCATAAGATGGCGGAGGCAAACCGTGCGTTTGCCCATTATCGTTGGTAGCGGTTAGTTTTTATTTTTAGTTGGATGGTGAGATGGTGAAAATATGGCGCAAAATGCTACAGTAGATGTCGTCGATTTGCGCCTCATCCGCAATATCGGCATAGCTGCTCATATAGACGCAGGAAAGACCACTACTACAGAGCGCATACTTTTTTACACAGGCCAAAAACACAGGATGGGAGAGGTCGACGAAGGTTCTACTACTACGGACTGGATGGAACAAGAGAGAGAACGAGGCATAACAATTACCTCGGCGGCAATTACGTGTTGGTGGAAGGGGCATATGATCAATATTATTGATACACCCGGCCACGTAGATTTCACTGTGGAGGTCGAGCGATCTCTCCGCGTTTTGGATGGCGCCATAGCTGTATTCTGCGCCGTAGGCGGCGTGGAGCCGCAATCTGAAACAGTGTGGCGGCAAGCAGATCGCTACCGCGTGCCGCGGATCGCCTTCGTAAACAAGCTCGACAGGGTGGGCGCTGACTTCTATGCTGTGGTCAAGCAAATTAGAGAGCGCTTGGGTGCCAATGCCGTGCCGGTTCAGATACCTATCGGACTCGAAGGGGCTTTTACCGGCATCGTGGATTTGGTGCGCATGAAGGCCGTCTTTTATAAAGACGAGCAGGGTTCGGAACTTGTTTTCTCAGATATACCGGCTTCCGTGGCGGGAGAGGCGAAATCTGCGAGGGATGCCATGTTGGAGGCAGCGGCAGAACTTGATGACGAGCTTATGG
Above is a window of Acetomicrobium sp. S15 = DSM 107314 DNA encoding:
- a CDS encoding ribosomal L7Ae/L30e/S12e/Gadd45 family protein, with amino-acid sequence MPLGDLATPRCVVGARQVYKKLLMGELEKVFLARDADPSLVQPILIEAQRQSLTVEWADSMKLLGRACAVQCKAAAAGIRKA
- the rpsL gene encoding 30S ribosomal protein S12, which translates into the protein MPTINQLVRKGREEKKTRSGAPALQGNPQRRGVCTRVYTVTPKKPNSALRKVARVRLTSGIEVTSYIPGIGHNLQEHSVVLIRGGRVKDLPGVRYHIVRGALDCGGVDGRKKARSKYGARKPK
- the rpsG gene encoding 30S ribosomal protein S7, which codes for MPRKGSVKKRSASPDPVYGNAALSKMINSVMWDGGKSKAERVVYAALEKAAKRLNVSPQEVFEKALENVKPIVEVRPRRVGGATYQVPVEVDPQRAQSLAIRWIIQYARARKGIPMEERLARELADAYKGEGGAAKKREDTHKMAEANRAFAHYRW